The Cryptomeria japonica unplaced genomic scaffold, Sugi_1.0 HiC_scaffold_753, whole genome shotgun sequence genome includes a window with the following:
- the LOC131872743 gene encoding uncharacterized protein LOC131872743 has translation MHRKTNKYLQREANLNTVHVVVGNEACDLDSAVSCLLMFHIVSKMSDEINGKDKSRTLYIPLLNVTRDQLESKCEVLWFLQKTLNIDKSFLTCKDDIDWVEIKKNGIEVLVTLVDHNFNEEFSEIGRIVEIIDHHQVQNPQWLIENQNSIRLSLDTSVGSCTTLIAERLFYIYAEHHVADEILLLIYGTVLLDTICLSEKAKRFTRRDVYLLKKLDALLGSKKPARAELYKQLVEVKNSARELNFEQLMKRDLKVFKDVHGIRIGIASLFGMEAKEALGLAANIDLDLFFRQNNYEAFIIMGLIADCDHSDSISRDLVLISANSRLFEELCKAFQHDTSKLDLAPIGSDSNPDPEDNIINNKRIVDSSSIDGNDSIHYKARIWLQRNVTSSRKVVAPLVLKVLHDGFS, from the coding sequence ATGCATCGTAAAACAAACAAATACCTTCAGCGAGAGGCCAATTTAAACACTGTCCATGTTGTCGTGGGCAATGAGGCCTGTGATCTTGATTCAGCTGTTAGTTGCCTATTAATGTTTCATATTGTTTCCAAAATGTCGGACGAAATCAATGGCAAAGACAAAAGTAGAACCCTTTATATACCTTTGTTGAATGTAACTCGCGATCAACTTGAGAGCAAGTGCGAGGTTCTCTGGTTTCTTCAAAAAACTCTCAACATTGATAAATCCTTTTTAACTTGTAAGGACGACATTGATTgggttgaaattaaaaaaaatggaatCGAGGTACTGGTTACACTTGTTGATCATAATTTCAATGAAGAGTTCAGTGAAATTGGTCGAATTGTTGAAATAATCGACCATCATCAGGTTCAAAATCCTCAATGGCTAATTGAGAATCAAAACTCAATCCGATTATCATTAGACACTTCAGTGGGCTCTTGTACAACATTGATCGCGGAGCGATTGTTTTATATTTACGCGGAGCACCATGTTGCCGACGAGATACTATTGCTCATTTATGGAACTGTTCTTTTGGACACCATTTGTTTGTCTGAAAAGGCAAAACGTTTCACTAGACGCGATGTGTACTTATTAAAAAAGTTGGACGCTTTATTGGGTTCCAAAAAACCCGCTCGCGCCGAGCTTTATAAACAATTGGTTGAAGTTAAAAACTCGGCTAGAGAGTTGAATTTCGAACAACTCATGAAACGCGATCTCAAAGTTTTTAAAGATGTACATGGTATTCGTATAGGTATTGCAAGCTTATTTGGAATGGAAGCGAAAGAAGCGCTCGGTTTGGCTGCAAACATTGATTTAGACCTATTCTTTCGTCAAAATAACTACGAGGCATTCATCATTATGGGCCTGATTGCAGATTGCGATCATTCAGATAGTATCTCGAGGGATCTGGTGCTCATTTCCGCAAATAGTCGGCTGTTTGAGGAATTGTGCAAGGCTTTCCAGCACGATACCAGCAAGCTTGATCTTGCGCCCATCGGCTCTGATTCAAATCCAGACCCTGAAGATAACATAATCAACAATAAAAGGATTGTCGACAGTAGTAGCATTGACGGTAACGATTCAATACATTACAAGGCGCGCATTTGGCTTCAGAGGAATGTTACCTCATCACGCAAGGTAGTTGCACCTCTTGTTCTCAAGGTATTACACGACGGCTTCTCATAA
- the LOC131872735 gene encoding uncharacterized protein LOC131872735: MASPITCKAAVAWGPAKPLTIETVIVEPPKKGEVRIKILFTSVCHTDQYTLSGSDPEAKFPCILGHEGSGIVESVGEGVTSVAIGDPVVPLYVPQCYECKFCKHPKTNLCAKIRETQGQGLMPDGTTRFSCNGKPVFHYMGTSTFSEYTVVPEISVSKVDKDAPLDRVCLLGCGLSTGYGAALNTADVQTGETVAIFGLGAVGLAVAAGCKERGASRIIGVDTNNSKEGKAKEFGVTEFVNPSDSDESIQSRLVKMTDGGLDHTFECIGNVKVMRAALEACHKGWGQSVIIGVAGAGQEISTRPFQLVTGRVWKGCAFGGWKSRDSLPKLVAAYKSDKLCIDKFITHRRDGIETLNEVFDLLLSGNSLRCIIKY, translated from the coding sequence ATGGCTTCACCAATTACATGCAAAGCGGCTGTTGCTTGGGGCCCAGCGAAGCCTCTAACAATAGAGACGGTGATAGTTGAGCCACCTAAAAAGGGTGAAGTTCGAATCAAGATTCTCTTTACCAGCGTATGTCATACTGATCAATACACTTTGAGCGGATCCGATCCAGAAGCCAAATTTCCGTGTATTCTAGGCCATGAAGGTTCAGGAATCGTAGAGAGTGTCGGCGAAGGCGTAACATCTGTAGCTATTGGCGACCCCGTCGTGCCTCTATACGTTCCCCAATGTTACGAGTGTAAGTTTTGCAAGCACCCTAAGACAAACTTGTGCGCTAAGATTCGCGAGACGCAGGGTCAAGGCCTCATGCCAGATGGAACAACTAGGTTCTCATGCAATGGAAAACCTGTATTCCATTACATGGGTACATCAACTTTCAGCGAATATACAGTGGTGCCCGAGATTTCTGTCTCAAAGGTGGATAAGGATGCTCCTCTGGACCGTGTTTGCTTACTCGGTTGCGGCCTCTCAACTGGTTACGGAGCCGCATTAAATACGGCCGATGTCCAAACCGGCGAAACAGTTGCTATCTTTGGTCTTGGCGCTGTCGGACTAGCTGTTGCGGCTGGTTGCAAGGAGCGCGGAGCCTCTCGTATAATAGGCGTCGACACAAACAATAGTAAAGAGGGCAAGGCCAAAGAATTTGGTGTGACTGAGTTTGTCAATCCCAGCGATTCCGATGAGTCTATCCAATCAAGACTTGTTAAAATGACTGATGGAGGACTAGATCATACATTTGAATGCATCGGCAACGTCAAAGTAATGCGTGCCGCGCTCGAAGCATGTCACAAAGGCTGGGGTCAGTCCGTAATCATTGGAGTGGCTGGCGCCGGCCAAGAGATCAGCACACGCCCCTTTCAACTGGTAACTGGTCGCGTTTGGAAAGGTTGTGCCTTTGGCGGTTGGAAGAGTCGCGACAGCTTGCCCAAACTTGTAGCAGCTTACAAGAGCGACAAGTTGTGTATAGATAAGTTCATCACTCATCGTCGCGATGGAATTGAGACACTGAACGAGGTGTTTGATTTGCTTCTTTCTGGCAACTCATTGAGATGTATTATCAAGTATTGA